The Chiloscyllium punctatum isolate Juve2018m unplaced genomic scaffold, sChiPun1.3 scaffold_1700, whole genome shotgun sequence genomic sequence agaggggactgagagacaccagtcagtgtacagatatctccctgagagagaggggactgagagacaccagtcagtgtacagatatctccctgagagagagagggggactgagagacaccagtcagtgtacagatatctccctgagagagagggggactgagagacaccagtcagtgtacagatatctccctgagagagagaggggactgagagacaccagtcagtgtacagatatctccctgagagagagagggggactgagagacaccagtcagtgtacagatatctccctgagagagagagaggggactgagagacaccagtcagtgtacagatatctccctgagagagagagggggactgagagacaccagtcagtgtacagatatctccctgagagagaggggactgagagacaccagtcagtgtacagatatctccctgagagagagagaggggggactgagagacaccagtcagtgtacagatatctccctgagagagagagaggggggactgagagacaccagtcagtgtacagatatctccctgagagagagagagaggggactgagagacaccagtcagtgtacagatatctccctgagagagagagagggggactgagagacaccagtcagtgtacagatatctccctgagagagaggggactgagagacaccagtcagtgtacagatatctccctgagagagagagaggggactgagagacaccagtcagtgtacagatatctccctgagagagaggggactgagagacaccagtcagtgtacagatatctccctgagagagagaggggactgagagacaccagtcagtgtacagatatctccctgagagagagaggggactgagagacaccagtcagtgtacagatatctccctgagagacagagagaggggactgagagacaccagtcagtgtacagatatctccctgagagaggggggactgcgagacaccagtcagtgtacagatatctccctgagagagagagaggggactgagagacaccagtcagtgtacagatatctccctgagagagagaggggggggactgagagacaccagtcagtgtacagatatctccctgagagagagagagaggggactgagagacaccagtcagtgtacagatatctccctgagagagagaggggactgagagacaccagtcagtgtacagatatctccctgagagagagaggggactgagagacaccagtcagtgtacagatatctccctgagagagagggggaatgagagacaccagtcagtgtacagatatctccctgagagagagagagaggggactgagagacaccagtcagtgtacagatatctccctgagagagagaggggactgagagacaccagtcagtgtacagatatctccctgagagagagaggggactgagagacaccagtcagtgtacagatatctccctgagagagagaggggactgagagacaccagtcagtgtacagatatctccctgagagagaggggactgagggacaccagtcagtgtacagatatctccctgagtgacGTGTTTtccgggttgggggggggtgggtgcggTAGTTCGCCTCTCACCTTGTGCGGTGACCCCCTGCCCCGGTGGGCAGCTGGAGATCTCCCGGCAGCGCTCGCACCGTTGGCTGTGCTGGACGGAACAGTAGAAGCCCGGCTTGCAACCGCAGCGGGTGTCCGACCTCGGGCTGCACGCTCTCAGTCTGACCAGGTTACTGCCTGCGGGAAGGAAATGCCGGAACGTTCCGGCCTGGTCAATCGGGCGGGTGCGGCGTATATCCGTGCGTTACGGTCCACGGGGGGTGCGGTATATATCCGTGTATTATGGtcctgagagtggggggggtgtgtggcgtATATCCGTGGGTTATGGTCCACGGAGGGTGCGGTATATATCCGTGCATTATGGtcctgagagtggggggggtgcaGTATATATCCGTTCGTTAAAGCACGGGGAGTAGGGGGGTGCGGGGTATTTCCAGGCGTTACAGTCCGAGGTGGGCTGCGGGGTATATCCGTGCGTTACGGTCCACGGAGAGTGCGGTATATATCCGTGCATTATGGTCGtgagagtcgggggggggggggtgcactgtatATCCGTGCGTTACAGCCTGGGGAGTAGGGGGGTGCAGGGTATATACATGCGGTATGGTCGAGGCAGGGTTGCGGGTTTTATCCGTGCACTATGGTCTGGAGAAAGGTGCAGTGTATAATCGCGAGTTATGGtccagagaggggtgtgggatatatcagtgtgttacagtgaggggtgtgggatatatcagtgtgttacagtgaggggtgtgggatatatcagtgtgttacagtgaggggtgtggggtatatcagtgtgttatagtgaggggtgtggggatatatcagtgtgttacagtgaggggtgtgggatatatcagtgtgttacagtgaggggtgtgggatatatcagtgtgttacagtgaggggtgtgggatatatcagtgtgttacagtgaggggtgtggggtatatcagtgtgttatagtgaggggtgtggggatatatcagtgtgttacagtgaggggtgtgggatatatcagtgtgttacagtgaggggtgtggatatatcagtgtgttacagtgaggggtgtggggtatatcagtgtgttacagtgaggtgtgtcgggtatatcagtgtgttacagtgaggggtgtgggatatatcagtgtgttgcagtgaggggtgtggggatatatcagtgtgtcacagtgaggggtgtgggatatatcagagtgttacagtgaggggtgtggggtatatcagtgtgttacagtgaggggtgtggggatatatcagtgtgttacagtgaggggtgtggggtatatcagtgtgttacagtgaggtgtgtcgggtatatcagtgtgttacagtgaggggtgtgggatatatcagtgtgttacagtgaggggtgtggggtatatcagtgtgttactgtgaggggtgtgggatatataagtgtgttacaatgaggggtgtggggtatatcagtgtgttacagtgaggggtgtggggtatatcagtgtgttacagtgaggggtgtgggatatatcagtgtgttacagtgaggggtgtggggtatatcagtgtgttacagtgaggggtgtgggatatatcagtgtgttacagtgaggggtgtgggatatatcagtgtgttacagtgaggggtgtgggatatatcagtgtgttacagtgaggggtgtgggatatatcagtgtgttacagtgaggggtgtgggatatatcagtgtgttacagtgaggggtgtggggtatatcagtgtgttacagtgaggggtgtgggatatatcagtgtgttacagtgaggggtgtgggatatatcagtgtgttacagtgaggggtgtggggatatatcagtgtgttacagtgaggggtgtgggatatatcagtgtgttacagtgaggggtgtggggatatatcagtgtgttacagtgaggggtgcgggatatatcagtgtgtcacagtgaggggtgcgggatatatcagtgtgtcacagtgaggggtgtggggtatatcagtgtgttacagtgaggggtgtggggtatatcagtgtgttacagtgagaggtgtggggtatatcagtgtgttacagtgtggggtgtgggatatatcagtgtgtgacagtgaggggtgtgggatatatcagtgtgttacagtgaggggtgtggggtatatcagtgtgttacagtgaggggtgtgggatatatcagtgtgttacagtgagaggtgtggggtatatcagtgtgttacagcgagcggtgtggggtatatcagtgtgttacagtgaggggtgtggggatatatcagtgtgttacagtgaggggtgtgggatatatcagtgtgttacagtgaggggtgtggggtatatcagtgtgttacagtgaggggtgtggggtatatcagtgtgttacagtgaggggtgtgggatatatcagtgtgttacagtgaggggtgtggggtatatcagtgtgtcccagtgaggggtgtggggatatatcagtgtgttacagtgaggggtgtggggtatatcagtgtgtcaagtgtggggtgtgggatatatcagtgtgttacaatgaggggtgtggggtatatcagtgtgttacagtgaggggtgtggggtatatcagtgtgtcccagtgaggggtgtggggtatatcagtgtgttacagtgaggggtgtggggtatatcagtgtgttacagtgaggggtgtcgggtatatcagtgtgttacagtgaggggtgtgggatatatcagtgtgttacagtgaggggtgtggggtatatcagtgtgttacagtgtggggtgtgggatatatcagtgtgttacagtgaggggtgtggggtatatcagtgtgttacagtgaggggtgtggggtatatcagtgtgttacagtgtggggtgtgggatatatcagtgtgttacaatgaggggtgtggggtatatcagtgtgttacagtgaggggtgtggggtatatcagtgtgttacagtgaagggtgtgggatatatcagtgtgttagagtgaggggtgtgggatatatcagtgtgttacagtgaggggtgtggggtatatcagtgtgttacagtgaggggtgtggggtatatcagtgtgttacagtgaggggtgtgggatatatcaatatgttacagtgaggcgcgtggggatatatcagtgtgttacagtgaggggtgtggggtatatcagtgtgttacagtgaggggtgtgggatatatcagtgtgttacagtgaggggtgtggggtatatcagtgtgttacagtgaggggtgtggggtatatcagtgtgtcacagtgaggggtgtggggtgtatcagtgtgttacagtgaggggtgtgtggtatatcagtgtgttacagtgaggggtgtgtggtatatcagtgtgttacagtgaggggtgtgtggtatatcagtgtgttacagtgaggggtgtggggtatatcagtgtgttacagtgaggggtgtgggatatatcagtgtgttacagtgaggggtgtgtggtatatcagtgtgttacagtgaggggtgtggggatatatcagtgtgttacagtgaggggtgtgggatatatcagtgtgttacagtgaggggtgtggggtatatcagtgtgttacagtgaggggtgtggggatatatcagtgtgtcacagtgaggggtgtggggtatatcagtgtgttacagtgacgggtgtggggatatatccgtgtgttacagtgaggggtgtggggtatatcagtgtgttacagtgaggggtgtggggtatatcagtgtgttacagtgaggggtgtgggatatatcagtgtgttacagtgaggggtgtggggtgtatcagtgtgtcacagtgaggggtgtgggatatatcagtgtgttacagtgaggggtgtggggatatatcagtgtgtcacagtgaggggtgcggggtatatcagtgtgtcacagtgaggggtgcggggtatattcAATAACCAATACCTTTCTCACACTCTGAACATCGGAGACAGTAATTCACGTAATTGTCGTAATCCATGTACTCGTCTGGTCCACACGGTGAACATTTTGTCGTCTGTTTCTTGTTGCAGTCCAAATGTTTGTGGTACCCTTCAATATAGAGGGACGCTTTCAATATGGGGTCAACAGATCGGTTCAAATGCTTCACTCGTCCCTCCCTCGCAGGACCCCCCCCTTGGACAGGACTGGATGCCgagaccgagggggagagactggggaactgggcacggtgctccgagggggagagaccggggaactgggcacggtgctccgaggggagagaccggggaactgtgcacggtgctccgaggggagagaccggggaactgggcacggtgctcccaggggagagaccggggaactgggcacggtgctccgaggggagagaccggggaactgggcacggtgctccgagggggagagaccggggaactgggcacagtgctccgagggggagagaccggggaactgggcacggtgctccgaggggagagaccggggaactgtgcacggtgctccgaggggagagaccggggaactgggcacggtgctcccaggggagagaccggggaactgggcacggtgctccgaggggagagaccggggaactgtgcacggtgctctgaggggagagaccggggaactgtgcacggtgctccgaggggagagaccggggaactgggcacggtgctccgaggggggagagagaccggggaactgggcacggtgctcccaggggagagaccggggaactgggcacggtgctccgagtgaccgagggggagagaccggggaactgggcacggtgctccgagtggagagaccggggaactgggcacggtgctccgagtggagagactggggaagagcgcacggtgctccgagggggagagactggggaactgcgcacggtgctccgagtgaccgaggggagagaccagggaactgggcacggtgctccgagtgaccgagggggagagaccggggaactgggcacggtgcaccgaggggagagaccggggaactgggcacggtgcaccgaggggagagaccggggaactgggcacggtgctccgagtgaccgaggggagagaccggggaactgggcacggtgctccgaggggagagaccggggaactgggcacggtgctccgaggggagagaccggggaactgtgcacggttctccgagtgaccgaggggagagaccggtgAACTGGGCacgtgctccgaggggagagaccggggaactgggcacggtgctccgaggggagagaccggggaactgggcacggtgctccgagtgaccgaggggggagaccggggaactgggcacggtgctccgagtgaccgaggggagagaccggggaactgggcacggtgctccgagggggagagaccggggaactgggcacggtgctccgagggggagagagaccggggaactgggcacggtgctccgagggggagagatcggggaactgggcacagtgctccgagggggagagaccggggaactgggcacggtgctccgaggggagagactggggaactgggcacggtgctccgagggggagagaccggggaactgggcacggtgctccgaggggagagaccggggaactgtgcacggtgctccgaggggagagaccggggaactgggcacggtgctcccaggggagagaccggggaactgggcacggtgctccgaggggagagaccggggaactgtgcacggtgctctgaggggagagaccggggaactgtgcacggtgctccgaggggagagaccggggaactgggcacggtgctccgaggggggagagagaccggggaactgggcacggtgctcccaggggagagaccggggaactgggcacggtgctccgagtgaccgagggggagagaccggggaactgggcacggtgctccgaggggagagaccggggaactgggcacggtgctccgagtgaccgagggggagagaccggggaactgggcacggtgctccgagtggagagactggggaagagcgcacggtgctccgagggggagagactggggaactgggcacggtgctccgagtgaccgaggggagagaccagggaactgggcacggtgctccgagtgaccgagggggagagaccggggaactgggcacggtgcaccgaggggagagaccggggaactgggcacggtgctccgagtgaccgaggggagagaccggggaactgggcacggtgcaccgaggggagagaccggggaactgggcacggtgctccgagtgaccgaggggagagaccggggaactgggcacggtgctccgaggggagagaccggggaactgggcacggtgctccgaggggagagaccggggaactgtgcacggttctccgagtgaccgaggggagagaccggtgAACTGGGCacgtgctccgaggggagagaccggggaactgggcacggtgctccgaggggagagaccggggaactgggcacggtgctccgagtgaccgaggggggagaccggggaactgggcacggtgctccgagtgaccgaggggagagaccggggaactgggcacggtgctccgaggggagagaccgggtaactgggcacggtgctccaaggggagagaccggggaactgggcacggtgctccgaggggagagaccggggaactgggcacggtgctccgagggggagagaccagggaactgggcacggtgctccgagggggagagaccggggaactgggcacggtgctccaagtgaccgaggggagagaccggggaactgcgcacggtgctccgaggggagagtccagggaactgggcacggtgctccgagggggagagaccggggaactgggcacggtgctccgaggggagagaccggggaactgcgcacggtgctccgagggggagagaccggggaactgggcacggtgctccgaggggagagaccggggaactgcgcacggtgctccgaggggagagactggggaactgggcacggtgctccgagtgaccgagggggagagaccggggaactgcgcacggtgctccgaggggagagaccggggaactgcgcacggtgctccgaggggagagagaccggggaactgcgcacggtgctccgaggggagagaccggggaactgggcacggtgctccgagtgaccgaggggaaagaccggggaactgggcacggagctccgagtgaccgagggggagagaccggggaactgggcacggtgctccgaggggagagaccggggaactgggcacggtgctccgagtgaccgagggggagagaccggggaactgggcacggtgctccgagggggagagaccggggaactgcgcacggtgctccgagggggagagaccggggaactgcgcacggtgctccgaggggagagaccggggaactgggcacggtgttCCGAGtgtccgaggggagagaccggggaactgggcacggtgttCCGAGtgtccgaggggagagaccggggaactgcgtacggtgctccgaggggagataccggggaactgggcacggtgctccgagtgaccgagggggagagaccggggaactgggcacggtgctccgagggggagagaccggggaactgcgcacggtgctccgagggggagagaccggggaactgcgcacggtgctccgaggggagagaccggggaactgggcacggtgttCCGAGtgtccgaggggagagaccggggaactgggcacggtgttCCGAGtgtccgaggggagagaccggggaactgcgtacggtgctccgaggggagagaccggggaactgggcacggtgctccgaggggagagaccggggaactgggcacggtgttCCGAGtgtccgaggggagagaccggggaactgtgcacggtgctccgagggggagagaccggggaactgcgcacggtgctccgagggggagagaccggggaactgcgcacggtgctccgaggggtgagaccggggaactgggcacggtgctccgagggggagagaccggggaactgcgcacggtgctccgagtcaCCGagtggagagaccggggaactgcgcacggtgctccgagggggagagaccggggaa encodes the following:
- the LOC140475475 gene encoding tumor necrosis factor receptor superfamily member 14-like, translating into MSTCPAGQYKHNGLCCPKCQPGYHKHLDCNKKQTTKCSPCGPDEYMDYDNYVNYCLRCSECEKGSNLVRLRACSPRSDTRCGCKPGFYCSVQHSQRCERCREISSCPPGQGVTAQ